A stretch of the Synechocystis sp. PCC 7338 genome encodes the following:
- the glmU gene encoding bifunctional UDP-N-acetylglucosamine diphosphorylase/glucosamine-1-phosphate N-acetyltransferase GlmU, translated as MVAVAVLAAGKGTRMKSDLPKVLHQLGGYSLVERVLQSCRPLTPERQILIVGYQAAAVESSLAGRSDVEFVEQREQLGTGHAIQQLLPCLKDYQGDLLVLNGDAPLLRSATLENLIATHQRHGNAATLLTAHLPDPKGYGRVFCNGDNRVTQIVEDRDCNAAQRQNHRVNGGIYCFHWPKLAAALPKLSANNDQQEYYLTEVVDYLDQVMAVDVDDYLEINGINDRKQLAAANDILQNRIKDEWMAQGITLINPDSITIDDTVVLEADVIIEPNTHLRGKTLIGRGSRIGPGSLIEDSSIGSEASVLFSVVSQSQIGDGCRLGPYSHIRGEADIQANCRIGNFVEVKKSVIGAQSNVAHLSYLGDAVLGERVNVGAGTITANYDGVSKHATVIGSGTKTGANSVFVAPVQVGEGVTVAAGSVINRDVPAGSLAIARPRQRIIDNWQVPPAPQSGQS; from the coding sequence ATGGTGGCGGTTGCAGTGTTAGCGGCGGGGAAAGGTACCCGAATGAAATCGGACTTACCCAAAGTGCTCCATCAATTGGGGGGCTATAGTTTGGTGGAAAGGGTATTGCAAAGTTGCCGTCCCCTCACCCCCGAAAGACAGATATTAATTGTGGGCTACCAGGCCGCCGCCGTGGAATCTTCCTTGGCCGGGCGATCGGACGTGGAATTTGTGGAACAAAGGGAACAATTGGGTACTGGCCACGCCATTCAGCAGTTACTGCCTTGCCTCAAAGACTATCAGGGTGATTTGTTGGTGCTCAACGGCGATGCGCCCCTACTGCGGTCGGCAACTTTGGAAAATTTAATTGCCACCCACCAACGTCATGGCAATGCGGCCACCCTGCTCACAGCCCATTTACCAGATCCAAAGGGTTACGGTCGGGTATTTTGCAACGGGGATAACCGGGTTACGCAAATTGTCGAGGATCGGGACTGCAATGCGGCCCAACGGCAAAACCATCGGGTGAATGGGGGGATTTACTGTTTCCACTGGCCCAAGTTAGCAGCAGCTCTGCCTAAATTGTCGGCCAACAACGATCAACAGGAATATTACCTGACGGAAGTGGTGGATTACCTAGACCAGGTAATGGCGGTGGATGTGGACGATTATTTAGAAATTAACGGCATCAATGACCGCAAACAGTTGGCGGCGGCCAATGATATTTTGCAAAATCGCATCAAGGATGAGTGGATGGCCCAGGGCATTACTTTGATTAATCCCGATAGCATCACCATTGACGACACGGTGGTGCTGGAGGCGGATGTGATCATTGAACCCAACACCCACCTGCGGGGTAAAACGCTCATCGGTCGTGGCAGTCGCATTGGCCCCGGTAGCTTGATCGAGGATAGTAGCATTGGCTCTGAGGCATCGGTTCTATTTTCCGTGGTTAGCCAAAGTCAGATTGGGGATGGTTGCCGCCTTGGCCCCTATAGTCACATTCGGGGAGAAGCAGATATTCAAGCTAACTGTCGCATTGGTAATTTTGTTGAGGTGAAAAAATCTGTCATTGGCGCCCAATCTAATGTGGCCCACCTCAGCTACCTGGGGGATGCAGTGCTTGGAGAGCGGGTCAATGTGGGGGCCGGTACCATTACTGCCAATTATGACGGGGTGAGTAAGCATGCAACTGTGATTGGCAGTGGAACTAAAACGGGGGCCAATAGTGTCTTCGTAGCGCCCGTGCAGGTGGGAGAAGGGGTAACGGTGGCGGCGGGATCGGTGATCAACCGGGATGTGCCGGCCGGATCTTTGGCGATCGCCAGGCCACGGCAACGTATCATTGATAATTGGCAAGTGCCCCCAGCCCCGCAGTCGGGTCAATCTTAA
- a CDS encoding DUF4327 family protein, which translates to MTFMSTATLTPLSSFGYDINMLKDEARLLVERGTVSRHQPIYVLCQYIPAREWVCVECELERNDYLLRDQIGDLMSCECWEND; encoded by the coding sequence GTGACTTTTATGAGTACTGCAACTTTAACTCCCCTTTCCTCCTTCGGCTACGATATCAATATGCTCAAGGATGAAGCCCGCCTGTTAGTGGAGCGGGGTACGGTGAGCCGTCACCAACCGATTTATGTCCTCTGTCAGTATATTCCTGCCCGGGAATGGGTCTGTGTGGAATGCGAGTTAGAAAGAAATGACTATCTACTACGGGATCAGATTGGTGACTTGATGTCCTGCGAATGTTGGGAAAATGATTAA